A stretch of the Halomonas sp. CH40 genome encodes the following:
- a CDS encoding ferredoxin family protein — protein MTFVVTENCIQCKYTDCVEVCPVDCFYEGPNFLVIHPDECIDCALCEPECPAEAIFSEDELPDGQEQFIELNAELAEVWPNIAEKKDPLPDAEEWDGKTGKLEKLER, from the coding sequence ATGACGTTTGTCGTGACCGAAAATTGCATTCAATGCAAATATACCGACTGCGTGGAAGTCTGCCCGGTCGACTGTTTTTACGAAGGCCCCAACTTTCTCGTCATTCACCCTGATGAGTGCATCGACTGCGCCCTGTGCGAGCCGGAATGTCCTGCGGAGGCGATTTTTTCCGAGGATGAATTACCCGACGGCCAGGAGCAGTTTATCGAACTCAATGCCGAGCTGGCGGAGGTGTGGCCCAATATTGCCGAGAAAAAAGACCCGCTACCTGATGCAGAAGAGTGGGATGGCAAGACCGGCAAGCTGGAAAAGCTCGAACGCTAG
- the mutS gene encoding DNA mismatch repair protein MutS, giving the protein MANTSPANTPMIAQYLNIKREHPEVLLFYRMGDFYELFFDDAKRAAALLDITLTQRGQSGGQPIPMAGVPFHSAEGYLARLVSAGESVAICEQIGDPATSKGPVERKVVRIVTPGTLHDEALLDARRDNVLAAIAPHQAKWGIAWLELSSGRFSLLELESDEEMLAELTRLSPAELLVPENLALPEPLSAQRGLRRQGEWLYNLESATRSLCDQFEVQDLRGFGCAHLTTALIAAGVLVDYARDTQRSRLPHVTSISVENRDDAVVIDAASRRNLEIDTNLGGGSDNTLASVLDTCATAMGSRLLKRWLNRPLRQRDIIHDRQAGVALLQLDVAYEALRETLNAVGDVERILSRVALYSARPRDLARLRDALATLPQLQTLLSQVDSGSVIDHLRSHIQPYPALSETLQRAIVENPPVVIREGGVIAKGFDEELDEQRGLAENAGDYLVALETRERERTGLSHLKVGYNRVHGYFIELPRAQAQQAPAEYIRRQTLKNAERFIIPELKEFEDKALSAKSRALSREKWLYERLLDELNTHLHALQASSRALAELDVLCAFAERADALDWVRPVLKEDTGITIRAGRHPVVEQVSETPFVPNDVSLNPEQAMLIITGPNMGGKSTYMRQAALITLLAHCGSFVPADAAEIGPVDRIFTRIGSSDDLAGGRSTFMVEMTETANILHNATSQSLVLMDEIGRGTSTFDGLSLAWASAEHLAKLRALTLFATHYFEMTALPEHAESVANIHLTATEHGDRIIFMHRIEPGPASQSYGLQVAQLAGVPTSVIQRARETLHSLEKRDNETLPNPAGTQTAPLQDDLFAQAPHPVVEALENLAIDELTPRQALELLYQWRERV; this is encoded by the coding sequence ATGGCCAATACTAGCCCGGCAAACACGCCGATGATTGCTCAATACCTGAATATTAAACGCGAACACCCCGAGGTCTTGCTGTTTTACCGCATGGGGGATTTCTATGAGCTGTTTTTTGATGACGCCAAACGCGCTGCGGCTCTTCTCGACATCACCCTTACCCAGCGCGGCCAGTCCGGCGGGCAACCCATCCCCATGGCGGGCGTCCCCTTTCACAGTGCAGAAGGCTACCTGGCCCGTCTGGTCAGCGCAGGGGAATCTGTCGCCATCTGCGAACAGATTGGCGACCCGGCCACCAGCAAGGGCCCGGTAGAGCGCAAGGTAGTACGTATCGTCACGCCTGGCACCTTGCACGATGAAGCCCTGCTGGATGCCCGCCGCGATAACGTGCTGGCCGCCATTGCGCCTCACCAGGCCAAATGGGGGATTGCCTGGCTGGAGCTGTCCAGCGGCCGTTTCAGCCTTCTGGAGCTTGAAAGCGACGAAGAGATGCTCGCCGAGCTGACCCGGCTATCTCCGGCTGAACTGTTGGTGCCGGAAAACCTCGCACTGCCCGAGCCGCTTTCCGCCCAGCGCGGCCTACGCCGCCAGGGGGAGTGGCTGTATAACCTGGAAAGTGCTACCCGAAGCCTGTGCGATCAGTTTGAGGTACAGGACCTGCGCGGCTTTGGCTGTGCCCACCTGACCACCGCCCTGATTGCCGCTGGCGTCCTGGTCGATTATGCCCGCGACACCCAGCGCTCTCGCCTGCCGCACGTCACCTCGATCAGCGTTGAAAACCGTGACGATGCGGTAGTGATTGATGCCGCCAGTCGGCGCAATCTGGAGATCGACACCAATCTGGGCGGCGGCAGCGACAACACCCTGGCCAGCGTGCTCGATACCTGCGCCACCGCCATGGGTTCACGCCTGCTCAAACGCTGGCTTAATCGTCCCCTGCGCCAGCGTGACATCATCCATGACCGCCAGGCCGGGGTTGCCCTGCTGCAGCTTGATGTCGCCTATGAAGCCTTGCGTGAAACGCTGAACGCCGTCGGCGATGTGGAACGCATTCTTTCCCGGGTGGCGCTCTACAGCGCCCGTCCAAGGGATCTGGCCAGGCTGCGCGATGCACTAGCCACCCTTCCACAGCTGCAGACGCTGTTAAGCCAGGTGGACAGCGGTAGCGTCATTGACCATCTGCGCTCCCATATTCAGCCTTATCCGGCGCTGAGCGAGACCCTGCAGCGGGCTATTGTTGAAAATCCACCCGTGGTGATCCGCGAGGGTGGCGTGATTGCCAAAGGCTTTGATGAAGAGCTTGATGAACAGCGCGGTCTGGCCGAAAACGCCGGCGACTATCTGGTTGCCCTGGAAACCCGCGAGCGCGAGCGCACCGGGCTTAGCCACCTCAAGGTTGGCTACAACCGGGTACACGGCTACTTTATCGAACTCCCCCGCGCCCAGGCCCAACAGGCACCGGCCGAGTACATTCGCCGCCAAACACTTAAAAATGCCGAACGCTTTATCATTCCTGAGCTTAAGGAGTTTGAAGACAAGGCGCTATCCGCCAAATCCCGCGCCTTGAGCCGTGAAAAATGGCTGTATGAGCGCCTACTGGATGAACTCAACACCCATCTGCATGCACTACAGGCAAGCTCTCGCGCGCTGGCAGAACTGGATGTTCTGTGCGCCTTTGCCGAGCGCGCCGATGCGCTGGACTGGGTGCGCCCAGTGCTTAAGGAAGACACCGGCATCACTATCCGCGCCGGGCGCCATCCGGTGGTTGAGCAGGTCAGTGAGACGCCCTTTGTGCCCAACGATGTCAGCCTCAACCCGGAACAGGCGATGCTGATCATTACCGGCCCCAATATGGGCGGTAAATCCACCTACATGCGCCAGGCAGCACTGATCACCCTATTAGCCCACTGTGGCAGCTTTGTACCTGCCGATGCGGCAGAAATCGGCCCGGTTGACCGTATCTTCACGCGGATTGGTTCCTCCGATGATCTGGCGGGTGGGCGTTCAACCTTTATGGTGGAAATGACGGAAACTGCCAACATCCTGCATAACGCCACTTCGCAAAGCCTGGTATTAATGGATGAGATTGGCCGGGGCACCAGCACCTTTGATGGCCTTTCGCTGGCCTGGGCCAGCGCTGAACACCTCGCCAAGCTGCGTGCCTTGACTCTGTTTGCCACCCACTACTTTGAAATGACTGCCTTGCCGGAACATGCCGAAAGCGTGGCCAATATCCACCTGACAGCGACTGAACACGGCGACCGCATCATCTTCATGCACCGCATTGAGCCTGGCCCCGCCAGCCAGAGTTACGGCCTGCAGGTTGCCCAACTGGCGGGTGTGCCCACTAGCGTTATTCAGCGCGCCAGGGAAACCCTGCACAGCCTTGAAAAGCGTGACAATGAAACCTTGCCCAACCCAGCAGGCACACAGACAGCGCCGCTGCAGGATGATCTTTTTGCCCAGGCTCCCCACCCGGTAGTAGAAGCCCTGGAAAACCTGGCCATTGATGAACTCACGCCCCGTCAGGCACTTGAACTGCTGTATCAGTGGCGGGAGCGGGTGTAA
- a CDS encoding CinA family protein, producing MEPSVESLKNLDLTLLAQRLGKLCQQHQLEIATAESCTGGGIASAITAVPGSSAYFATGYVTYSNAAKTRLLGVESSVLASEGAVSEAVVKAMVAGACQESGADLAVAVSGVAGPDGGSPEKPVGTVWLAWGDRQAQQAECLHFPGDRHAVREQTVRQAMATLIMSISER from the coding sequence ATGGAGCCAAGCGTTGAAAGCCTGAAAAATCTGGATCTGACCTTGTTGGCGCAGCGGTTGGGTAAACTCTGCCAGCAGCACCAGCTTGAGATTGCCACGGCAGAATCCTGTACCGGTGGAGGTATTGCCAGTGCCATTACTGCCGTACCGGGAAGTTCGGCCTATTTTGCCACTGGCTATGTGACCTATTCCAATGCGGCGAAAACCCGTCTTTTGGGGGTAGAGAGTTCGGTGCTTGCCAGTGAAGGCGCGGTCAGTGAGGCCGTGGTCAAAGCCATGGTAGCTGGGGCCTGCCAGGAAAGCGGTGCTGACCTTGCCGTGGCCGTGAGCGGCGTGGCAGGCCCGGACGGCGGTAGCCCGGAAAAGCCCGTGGGCACCGTTTGGCTGGCATGGGGTGACCGGCAGGCCCAGCAGGCAGAATGCCTGCATTTCCCCGGCGACCGCCACGCGGTACGTGAACAGACGGTTCGCCAGGCCATGGCCACCTTGATCATGTCGATCAGTGAGCGGTGA
- the recA gene encoding recombinase RecA: MAQDENRTKALNAALSQIDRQFGKGTVMRLGDTPRVVMPSVSTGSLGLDIALGIGGLPFGRVCEIFGPESSGKTTLTLSVIAQAQKQGKVCAFVDAEHALDPSYAEKLGVNLDDLLVSQPDTGEQALEITDMLVRSGGVDVIVIDSVAALTPRAEIEGEMGDSHVGLQARLMSQALRKITGNIKNANCLVVFINQIRMKIGVMFGSPETTTGGNALKFYASVRLDIRRTGSVKSGDEVTGNETRVKVVKNKVAPPFKQAEFQILYGKGIYHAGEVIDLGVQCNLVDKAGAWYSYKGKKIGQGKANSAQYLEDHPDIMEEIESQIRGQLLAPPEPKDKDKEEAPEKEKASSKKGAKAAAATDDTAFEPDSGDLL; encoded by the coding sequence ATGGCTCAGGACGAAAACCGCACCAAGGCGCTTAACGCAGCGCTCAGCCAGATTGACCGCCAATTCGGTAAAGGCACTGTTATGCGCCTGGGTGATACGCCCCGCGTGGTGATGCCGTCCGTGTCCACAGGCTCCTTGGGGCTGGATATCGCACTGGGCATCGGCGGTCTGCCGTTTGGCCGTGTCTGCGAAATATTCGGCCCGGAATCATCCGGTAAAACCACGCTGACGCTGTCGGTCATTGCCCAGGCGCAAAAGCAGGGCAAGGTATGCGCCTTTGTTGATGCCGAGCACGCCCTGGATCCTAGCTACGCAGAAAAACTGGGCGTCAATCTTGATGATCTTCTGGTGTCTCAGCCGGATACCGGTGAACAGGCGCTGGAAATTACCGATATGCTGGTTCGTTCCGGCGGCGTCGATGTGATTGTCATCGACTCGGTAGCGGCCTTGACGCCAAGGGCTGAAATTGAAGGCGAGATGGGGGATTCCCACGTCGGTTTGCAAGCCCGTTTGATGTCTCAGGCGCTGCGCAAGATTACCGGCAACATCAAGAACGCCAACTGTCTGGTGGTGTTTATCAACCAGATTCGCATGAAAATCGGCGTCATGTTTGGTTCACCCGAAACAACTACCGGCGGTAATGCGCTGAAGTTCTATGCCAGCGTCCGTCTGGATATCCGGCGTACCGGCTCGGTCAAGTCAGGCGATGAAGTGACCGGTAATGAAACCCGCGTCAAAGTGGTGAAAAACAAGGTGGCGCCGCCGTTCAAGCAGGCTGAATTCCAGATTCTCTATGGCAAGGGTATCTACCATGCTGGTGAGGTGATTGATCTGGGCGTACAGTGCAATCTGGTCGATAAAGCCGGTGCCTGGTACAGCTACAAAGGCAAGAAAATTGGTCAGGGTAAGGCTAATTCCGCCCAGTATCTGGAAGACCACCCGGATATCATGGAAGAAATTGAAAGCCAGATCCGTGGCCAGTTGCTGGCACCGCCTGAGCCTAAGGACAAAGACAAGGAAGAGGCGCCCGAGAAAGAAAAAGCCAGCAGTAAAAAAGGCGCAAAGGCAGCGGCTGCCACTGATGACACGGCTTTTGAGCCCGATAGCGGCGATTTGCTGTAA
- a CDS encoding regulatory protein RecX, with amino-acid sequence MAWGKEPPSPREMAIALLARREYSRAELATRLQAKQVPADEIDVCLDELAEKGWQSDARFAASFIRTRVLRGQGWRRIENDLRQRGVDGEIIRAALDDVVEQEAIDWFELARDVLVRRFDSPGQTPKERAKRERFLLGRGFDFEQIRYALSCL; translated from the coding sequence ATGGCATGGGGCAAAGAACCGCCTTCACCGCGTGAAATGGCCATCGCCCTGTTGGCTCGGCGCGAGTACTCGCGCGCCGAGCTGGCAACACGTCTGCAGGCCAAGCAGGTGCCTGCGGATGAAATCGACGTTTGCCTGGACGAGCTGGCCGAAAAAGGCTGGCAGTCAGACGCGCGTTTTGCGGCCAGCTTCATACGCACACGCGTACTGCGCGGTCAGGGCTGGCGGCGCATTGAAAATGACCTTCGCCAGCGTGGGGTTGATGGCGAGATTATCCGTGCAGCGCTGGATGATGTGGTTGAGCAGGAAGCCATTGACTGGTTTGAGCTGGCCCGTGACGTGCTGGTAAGGCGTTTCGACTCGCCCGGTCAAACGCCCAAGGAGCGTGCCAAGCGCGAGCGTTTTCTGTTGGGGCGTGGCTTTGACTTTGAGCAGATCCGCTATGCGCTATCCTGCCTGTGA